The genomic stretch AACTATTATGGGCCTAAACAGAAGCTGCTAGCTTTGGATGGAAACAAAATGCCTTTCCTCGAAGTACAGTAATGATAActacggcgggttacagaccgccgaaaagcggcggcctgtacccaccccttcccccggtgtatcggggcctcagtggctagagcggcagccgctgaggccccgatccgccgctttccgggccgcggggaagcagcaaaaggccccttccctgcagcctggaaaggggtgtccttggggcttcaagccagAATAGCATAGGCTGGGCCCATACTATCCTGTCCCATCTGTTCAGAGCCTTAGTAATTCATGTCCTCAGCTTCTAGAGATCTTCTACAATTTGTACAATGGTTGATCATCAAAGTTTAAAGATTGGTTGCATCCATAATACATTTCTGAAACTTGAACTTAAAACAGTATAGCATTTAGAAACATCTACTCTTAACTTGCTGGCTGTTCAATCAGtctattaattaaattaaatcagCAGTTAATTAATTgcagcggcagggaggaggagaaaagggccgtttggcccctttcttcacgttgctggcgcagccgtctgaaagctgcgcccagcgacgcaaagccaagaaggagctccgaaacggagctccttcttgcgctgcgtaaagggcgctctaagcgccctcgcgtggcgcaaggacatcacgtccgcgccacctcatttgtaacgggcctatatttTAGGAGTATTCAAAATACAATATTCTGTATTCTGAAAAGAGTGGGTTCCCCCTAGATGCTGTAACAATTACTGTTGAAATCATGTGTGCATTATGTTTGCACGAGTGTATTGGACATCTGTTTGTGTACATTGCTGTGGCATGAATGACTTGGTTGTTTTGTAGCATTACTAATGTTTTGTGTTGAATACTAAGTGGAATAGAAGGACAAGTCTATAATCCTGTTAGGGGGAGAGTCTGCAAACCAGTGCAGTACCCCTCAAGCATTTCTGGTTCAAAGCAATTGGGGTAACAAGTGCTGGAGGAGTAGACCATACCAGACAAGATGAACCAGTGATAGTCTGGCATATAAAAGCATTGTAGACAGTctcttatctgttttctttttgtatagGCTCCATTCTGCATTGAGAGTATGAGGGCTTATTAGCACACTTAAGTCTCAAGTCATGCAGTTAAACAGAGATCCTCTTTACTTATTATAGTGAGCTATGGAATTtttgtgttcatagaatcatagtttgaagagaccgcaagggccatccaatccaacccctgccatgcaggaaatcacaatcaaagcatccccaacagatggccatgcagtctctgtttaaagacctccaaggaaggagaccgagggagtatgttccacagtcaaagagctcttactgtcaggatgttccttctaatgttgaggtggaatctctgttcctgaagcttgcatccattgtttcatgttctagtctttAGTCTGTGTTGATCTACATTTTGTGAGAGGGAAAGGATAATGAGTAACTTTTCATTACTTacctttataaaatatataatttacaaATTGATATTGAATTGTTTGTTCCATATTATAAAAATGCCAGATTTTGTGCTGCTTCTCCATATAATTACATAATCTTCTGATAGATCTCAAATTTGTGGATAtgtaaaatgcacacacatcTCAGTATTCAGTTGACAACATACTGTTGGAAATTTCCTTGGCATTATTAGCTTATTAAATGATAGCAGCCTGTAGAAGAATTTAGCTTGCATggtttgtctttatttttatttttttaaactggtatTTCTACTTCTTCCTAATATTATGCTTATGGTTTCTTTCAAGTACCAGGCAAGCTCTAAGAAAGGGGTCAGCCGCCTGGACAAGCAGATGCGCAAGTTCACAGACATCAGGAAAAAAAGTAGAACATCTCATGCTGTGAAAATCAGCATAGAAGGCAATAAGATGCCATTGTGACTGTACCTAGATTCATCTTTGAACTTTCTGGATCTGCTATAAAATCTGCACCTACAGGACTCTTGCAAGATGTCtacctttttaaagaaaactttggtttttttaagtgtgtcttcaaattgtttcagtTGGTTGTAATACATGTTTGACtgtgggttttgaaccctggtacATTGTCTATTATGATTGTATTTAACCATGACCTCTTGTGTCCTTTGTACAGATGAAACCTTGTATTGCTACAGACCTCAGACATTAAAATCTCTTTCAGATGTGTATGGTGGTGTTGCACTTGGTGAAATGAATGAATTAGTAGAAGAATTAGCACATCACATTGACATATATGGCCTGTGTGTGTGCAGGGAGAGGGCCCTCTGTCTTCATAGTAGCTGACTCACTAGATTGATCCTGAGCCTTCCAATCTTTCCTTAGTGCTTTTCCCAAGAAATCAAATCCACCTAGCCTTTAGAAGTTGTGGTTgggggtgttgtgtgcctttaagttgtttctgacttaaggcaaccctatcatggggttttcctggtaagatttgttcagaggggatttgccattgtcttcccgtaagactgagagcatgtagggttgccataatttctACTATAAACcggaacaaaatgtaggacaaaatttagaccaaaatgtaggacaattgtaggataaaatttagcccaaaatgtaggacatttaaggtcctccatttttcttaaatgtcctacattttgggctaaattttatccttcgattgtcctatattttggtctaaattttgtcctacattttgtcccagtttatagtagagaattatagcaaccctaatagcatgtgacttgcccaaggccacctgctgggtttcatggatgagctgggaatcaaactctcaagttttagttcaacattcaaaccactttgcTAAGTAGATAAAGGTAATGAGGGTTTAGTGAGTTTAAGCCTCAGGGGACTTGAGCGTTTAACTGTGCACTCAAGTTGAATGAATTCAGTGGAACACAGGTGTGTCTAGCACTTGCTGTTTTGTTCATGAGTTGTTTATTTGAAAGCACACTTaagtttataaaaataaaaccttggGATACTGGCAGGAATCCCAGGATCCTGTGAAACTATGTCTGTTCTCACCTAGAAGTGTTCTAGCCTTGAAGTAAATGGTAGCTCTCTATAATATTATAgatgtaatttttatattaagtTGTACTTAGAAAGTTATTTGTGTTATGATAAGGGAACCACAATGAGTGGTTAAGACTTTAAAAGCCTTTACTTTTTATTAAAACTAAGAACACTTGATACAAAGGTAACTATGTATGGCATCCTGCATTGCAGATATGGATTCACAACgtagttatggatccataactgctctggATTCAAATATGCTGTGATTGTAGCACTGTTGCCATGATTGATCttctaatgttttaattttataaacttcaattgctttttaaatagctcttatatttttattaatgactgTATAGTTcttaatctgtatttttaaatatgttgttagttacattgagtcccattattgggagagaAATGTGggacataaatgaataaaataataatactcaccagaatcctatatgaccaTTGGGTACTATGTAGTACCATAGCAACATTGCCACATATTGAATTGTGGCATGATTCCCCCAAGACCAAGCAGTCACTGGGATCGACAAGGGTCTCCCCATCCCCTCCTATGTGATCGTTGGGAGAAGGAGAATGAACTCCTGTTGATCGCAGCAACTGCTTACCAATAAGGGGGATTTAAGGAACTGTCATGGTCCCTAAGCGGGCCCTGTAGAGAACACGAATGCATAGCAGTTGTGAATGTGTAACTAGGTTATGTATTTGCAATTGCCCAACAGCATGTCACTGACTGTAAATATTCTGCAAAACCCACCTTAAACTCAAGGGAGCTGCTCTGGGTGACAGATGTTTAGGGCAGGTGAATGGGATGCTTCAGAATGATGTGCTTGCCCCTCCCCATCCTGAAGCCACAGTATGACAAATTTAAGGTggactccagtccttaggccatTAGTAAGAAAACAGGGCAGTTCAGAAAGGCACATAACAGATTTTTCCATCTCGTTCTAAGGGAGAGGGGAGAGCAGCTCTTGAATGCAAAAGGAAATGTGAGAAGCAATAGGGAGAGAAGAACTTAGCAGATTTCCAGGACCCATCCAATTCCAGAGTGCACATTTTATTTTGTGGTGAGTGCCTGCCTTTGTAGGGTGCCAAGTAGAGGAATgttttatagtgtgtttttagAAAAGAAGCCCTCCACCTATAATGTTCTCTAATGACTTGTCCTGCTGAATAGATCTGGGTCTGGTGTATGGAAGCCAGTGCAAGGTTTTCATTACAGGCGGTGATGCAGTGTCTTAGCAATAAAAGAGTCCAAGAGAGTCTTGGTTCCTATGCTATCTTCATTGTGGGATATGGGTTTAATACAGTAATTAAAAGACACCGAAAATATTCCATCATATGTTCTATGCTGAAAATGGTCAAACATATTGCACACAGATGATATATAAGGAAGAAGCTGGGATTAAATTCTAGGAGCACAAAAGGGCTCATCCAGGTGTGAAGGTGTCACCTCAGGAGGTGTATGTAAGACCTGAGCTTCTGCTAAAGTGAACCCTTTACCTCAGTTCAATTCCAACATATTGGAGTTTGAATATTTGACTACAGCTAGCAATGCTGTGAggggttttttggggtgtgtgtgtgtgtgtacaggatTGGTtataattaaatttcatttttaagttCAAAAACATTCCACCTAGATCTTTCGAATAGGACAAACTTGGTTTATAAGCAAGaggaattaaaataataatgaaatacctGGAAACACTCCTCTGAGATGCAGAAGAATCAAAACAGTCTTGGCCTGATTAAGCCATAGTTGCCTTATGGCATGCCCCATATAGTGTCTTGTGCCTTAAGGCAATacttagaattatagagctggaaaagagcacaaggaccatccatcccaactgcctgccatgcaggaatacacttcTACAGGCTTAAATTCTATTTTAGTCCTCACTCGAATAGATCCACTGAACCCAttatctacatgttgactcaaACAATTGGGTcaattctagttgggactaaccaatagggtCTAGTCATTGTTTGCCAAACCATTCCCTTGTTTCCTGAGTTAAATAGAACAAACATCCAACAGACTTTGGCAAGGCTCAGCTGTTGTGCTTAGCTTATTTTCAGTTTAGAAACCTGTTTTCACAACCTTGTTACTGTCTCTGTTGCTAATACTGGTCTGGACCTAGATTTAAGTACTTGTTTATTGGCAGAAATAGACATCTCAGTCTCCTCCCTTCTTACAGCAGTGCATATAGCCCCTTAAAATGCTATGTGGAGGACTGGGAGTCTTCATGCAGATTGTAGTAGGTTGCAATGTGGTGCAAAGATCCTACCCCCAAACACATGGAAGAAGCCTTTGCCTCATTTTGAAGAAACACTCTTGCAAGAGGATTATATTCAGCAGAATACCCCCAACTCCCTATGTAGCATTTTCATGGGGCATGTAGAGGACTGCTGCAAAGAGTCCAGTGGGTGATGCCATTAAGTCTTGTAATGACATTTACTGGATAAATGTgcaggcagagttggcatcttggtttgtggcaaggcttagtacctgcGTCCCCATCTGTCTTGTGTGTTTTCCTGTAGGTGAGTActtgtttgaggtttggaggctgtcaaCTGGGCtttccacttcatttccatacacaaaggattttttaaattcaaattgacattctcacacacctaggccatatataagtctgtccctggcttactactccaccaaatgcatccgagAAAgcaagacttaagtctacaaaagcccatgctgccaacttctttctttagttagtctcaaaggtgctgtaagatttCTCTACATcctgttgtgtttttgttatgtttaataGAATTTCGTTGCTAAAGAGAGGTATCACCTGCTACAATTAGcttatcatatatactcaactataagttgatctcacatataagtcaagggcaggtttgggggccaaaattatggattttgatatcacccatggataagtcgagggtaaaactttggggcatgtaacaaaggatgtaaaagatgatgcaaaggaaaatgatgccaagaacttagaaaattccagcagacatcaACTGTTTGTTCTGATCCTAAAGGCTGCATAGACGAGAGAAGAGAGGGATCCATTCTTCTTTTTGGTGCTGCCAGGGTAGACTAAGCTTTTGCCTTTTACCTCTCTATTCAGAAAAAGGGAATGACTCCATataagttaaagtacagtacttacattgacccgtggataagtcgacccaattttttggggtcaattttttggctaaaatttctagacttatagatgagtatacaCAGTAACTCTTAGTAGAAGATGTGTCACATCTGCGTGCACAAGTCCATTTCAGAGATTATCCTTTGGGCCATGGAAGCAATTTTCCATGACTGCTCCTGCTGTCTAATGAGTGCAACCAAGCATATACATATAGTTAATGAAATGTGCAAATACtattttttatatacatacaAAGCAACTTTCATTTCAAGGAATTTAAAAATCCTCCAGAATCAGTTGCACTTTCAATCATTTCTTTTATCCATGAAATGTAGTTGGATACTCTGGTGTAGGCGCCATATTTCCCCACTTCAGCACAGCCTTCACCCCAGCTGACAatccccaggagataccaagtgTTGCGATACGCTACAGCAAAAGGGCCTCCACTGTCTCCTTCGCAAGCATCCCGGCCTTCCTCAGCATAGCCTGCGCAGAACATGTTGTCCGTAATGACCTTCTCTGTTGATTGCCTGCAAGTCTCCATGCTCACAACAGGCAACTTGACTTTCATGAGAAAGCGAGTTAACCTTCCCTTGGTGTGAGTAGCACCCCATCCACTAACCATTCCTTGACTCTGTTCTTCGATCAGCAAAGCAGCAAGATTAGGACTGGGGAGGCAGATGGGGAGTACATGCTGGCTGAAGACAACATCGCTGGTCAGGCGGATCAATGCAATGTCATTGTTGTAATTATCTGAGTCATACTGAGGATGTCTCCAGAACTGTCGCACTCGAACTTTTTGTTCATCACGTTCTCTCTGGTATTTGTCAAAGTCTCCTGGAAGGCAAATGAAAATGTGAAAGAATTTGATTCCTTTCTATAGCGAATATAAAGAGAAAGGTATTAGTCCACAAGAAAAAGAACATCCACTGTTGGGCAATGCATTTATTAAAGCCAACCACAAGTGTACAAATTTTCAAATCTTGATCAGGCTGGCAGCACAAAAATTTGAGAACAAAGGAATGGAAAGGAGTGTTTTTGGAAAATTAAGCCAGACGTGTAGCTACATGTTCTTGGTAAAAGAAACCAAAGAAGACGGATTAAGAATGTCCCcaggcagaaaaggaaagaagttcAGAAATCCTACTAAAACAATTAAGTTAATCTGCAATGATATTGTAAAAGTAAGGCAGTCTGTCAAAATAACACAGCTTCTGTCTGATACCCTagagggtggccttgggcaaatcatactctcccagactcagaggaaggcaatggcaaacctcctctgaatccatcttgccaagagaactctgtgataggtttgccttagggttgccataagctggaaacgacttgaaggcacatgacacgcACACAAAATCTTTTGTTTGGTTTGTGGCTCTGTAAAACTCACCTACAGTAACATGATGTGGAGCAACAGTATCGAGGCAGTGTGCTGCAGTGAGTACCCATTGACTGCTGATTAAACTGCCCCCACAAAAACCATATCCTCTCTTATTTTGGATGAGTACCTAgaaagaaaatgttcaaaaattcaCTTAAAGCCAACTCACTTTACTGCAAGGGAATCAGGTAGGGAACTTAATAAGCTGtggcaagaaaaaaagaaggtCCCTATATGCAGGAATAAAGTTCTAAATAAACACACAATGATGTGGGGCAACCTGTCTCTTCATGTGTGTGATCCTTGGCCCATGGTGGCTGTACCTTTTTACAGAATGGGAATAAGGTAGTTCCAGCTCTGGCACAATGGCACTATCTTCCTAGCATAAGGTCAGTTATCCTAATAGCAGTATCCATCAGCAGCACTCCCCTTCTTTTATGGGGGTACAGCAGTGCTGTTAGCATGGAAAGTTGTGGCTTTCGTAGTCAGGTGCTGCAGTTGGCCTGTAGAAGgttgtggcttttcaaaaacaaagtaTTAGTTTGAAGCAGGAGTGGGTGACTATGGGAGAACCAGTGTCGCATGGtagctttgagtgttggactatgactgtgaagaccagggttcaatccctgctgagccatgaaacccactgggtgaccttgggtaagtcacactctctcagcatcagaggatggcaatgacaaaccccctctgaaaaaacatgccaagaaaaccttgtgataggttcaccttagggtcgccgtaaattggaaatgacatgaaggcacaaaacagcagcaAGGGAAACTATGGAAGGCTAAGGGGTATCATTAATCCTCCCCAAGGAGACCTAAGAGAGCTGAACATCtacaaaaaacattttgcttcCAAATACCTGTAAACTCCCTTTAGGGGACATGCAAGCACTTTTGCTCTTGGGCAGTTTTAGGCCTAGGGGAGCCCTTTTTTGATAGCACAAAGTGAACAGAAGTTACTTCCAGTTCACTTTCTGATTACAAAAAACCCACACCTCTTCTGACCTAAATTGGCTGGGGCGGGGGGGCATGGCAAAAATGTCCCCATgtcccctagagggcatttttgaggtaaaaatatttttttaatattgtaatccttccccttccccccagATGGCCTTGTGGGACCTTACATGGTCCAGAGACCACACATTGTCCAGCCTTGGTTTAAAACAATATAGGGGAAGCCTCAAGCTCATGGACCTGATCCTCCCCTACAGAGGCTCCATGCCCATCCCTCTACAGATAATGCCAAAGGGGAATGGCTGTTATCTCCCATCTTTAACTGTCTGTTACCTGTCCCTGCACAACTCTAACAACATGAAATGAGACAATTTTGTCAAAACAGTCAAGAAAGTTTATCTATACCTGCCAAGGGCAGTCTCCTGGGCGACAGAAAGTGCCTCCAACTACTCTGGCCCCATCCTCTGCACTAGTGAAGTTGTAGTTTAGCTGGGTTTGCAATTCTCCTTCTGTGAAGCTTCCCCACATTTCTTccacattttcttcctctgtcccTCCTTCCACCATTGTCTGGTTCAAACCCACTGAGAAAGCTTGAGCTGACGTCTGATTCCAGAGGTTTTCCTCAGACACTGTTTCGTTCAGCCCAGGATTATCCCAAGTATTAGTTGTGTTCAGCTGCCTGTGTTCAACTGATTCATCCTCAAAAGAGCGTGCGGATTTTTTAACCAGTCCACAAGGAAAACGATCTTCAGGGGTAGAAATTAGACAGATCCATTCAGTGTAAGCCTGTTCAGACAACTGAAAGGAGTGGCCCTATGCTTCATGACACTTTTTTGGTGGGGAAACATGAAAAGTTAAGGTGCTAAAACAAATATGGGGGGAATGACATCTAAGCAATCTGTTtatacttaaaaaataaataaatctgtgtcACACtgcaaaatacaaacaattaagTATATAGGCCAGAACACACCAGGGTAGTAACAAaagcataacctagagttatgtaTTCATGACTGTTTCTTTTCCACGATTCCTGTGTATTCCATATTTTAGGGGatatgtagggaccatgaaagtttCCCAATCCCTACTTACCAGACAACAGTCACTGTATTAAATAggagtctgttcccctgttgatcaggaagcagctgactgatacTCCTACCTTTATTCCTTGACACAAGTAATCTCTGGTGAGAGAAGGAATTATGTCAGGGGCCCTGCTTTTGCTTGTCACACCAGGGATCACTTGTGGGAAGGAGTGGgaccatcagtcagctgcttcctgatcaacaagAGAACAGTTCCTCCATTGACTGTTGTGGCTGTTGGCCGGTAAATGGGGATTGAGAGTGTCAGGTGAGAGATCCTAAGTAGATCCAGAATTATGATGGTTAAACCTTCATATCTGCCTTTGTGAATTTTGGCCATAGCTGGTACAGTGCAGTGAACAGACTGTTAATAGGCATGTAGGGTACCTTGTAATGTGTACATGCTTATCCCCATAGCCCACTGCCCAAGGACTGTCCACAATGCAAACAACTGTCTAAACCCACACCAGCAATCCAGTTCTGATAGTCTTCTTCTCCATCAGGCCTCTTGTAAAGTGAATAGGTCCTAATTTGCTCTTTCAAGATAAAAGAACCCTGAATTTTTTTGCATTACAACAGGGATAACTCACAATAATATATTGTTATAGAGAAAATGTATCTTTCTGCCTAACCTGAAGCTATTGTGAAGATTACAGTAGGGAAGCCTGAGTAGAGTGGCAAGTGACACTGCATCTCTGCTAATCAAAAAGGCCTGGGGCCTCAACTTGGATAGCCCTAACTCCACTATGTCACTATTGTTGTTATGAATGTTGGAAATAAGTTTCAAAGCCTCTTCAATTAGGAACTCTTTCTGGATGCCTTTGGCCAAGCTATCCTTCCTCTCCAAGTGGTAGAGCCAAATGAGATAAAGATCCTCATCTCCTTTGTAAGATGGAAAAGCACTATTCCAAAAATATGGTAGAAATTTCGTCACATTTGGTCCTGCCATATCTCTCCCAGTCTGTCTAAGCTCAGCCACCACATTCAACAAGTGTTGTTCATTACCTGATGGCATGCACCTCTTCCCATCTTCACTTAGAGTGTATCCCAATGCACAGGAGCAGATCACATGAAGCGACTGTTCAGTATCTTGACAATATTGCCAGCAGCCACCATTCTTGTACCAACAGTCAACTTTTTCTGTATTAGAAGTATACATTTTACTTGGGCTATCATTGCAATCCTTCCTCCAATACTGTTAGCTTTTTAACAGTGACTACCACTGTGACATGAGTACAAATCACAGCTCCAGACTCTGACCACTCTCCTAAATTTAACATGTTTAGcttgttattatttgttttaaatttcataaTGCATCCTCtcgttatttttttaatttcataatttCAAGCCTAACAAAGTCATCATCCACTGGATGGAtctagtcctccagggcagaagggcttggaaaaattatttgctTGAACTCAAATTCTCCTAAATTCCAGCCACCGTAGACAAAAACTGTAGGATATGTTATGAGTTGTAGTAACCTTAGTGTTGGGAGGGGGAGATTGGAACTCTGGGTTGTTCTTGCCACTTTGAAAACAATTATTACCTCTCCCAGATACT from Sceloporus undulatus isolate JIND9_A2432 ecotype Alabama chromosome 3, SceUnd_v1.1, whole genome shotgun sequence encodes the following:
- the LOC121925703 gene encoding coagulation factor X-like, translated to MARASLGAVLLLFICSFCINMPCSLSVFRRKVEATQFLRIHKRANQFLEEFRPGDLERECIEEKCSFEEAKEIFKSQEKTMEFWFDYKDLTPCKENTCKNGGVCKVKYYVYSCTCPPRFGGSHCEIEKVDCWYKNGGCWQYCQDTEQSLHVICSCALGYTLSEDGKRCMPSDRFPCGLVKKSARSFEDESVEHRQLNTTNTWDNPGLNETVSEENLWNQTSAQAFSVGLNQTMVEGGTEEENVEEMWGSFTEGELQTQLNYNFTSAEDGARVVGGTFCRPGDCPWQVLIQNKRGYGFCGGSLISSQWVLTAAHCLDTVAPHHVTVGDFDKYQRERDEQKVRVRQFWRHPQYDSDNYNNDIALIRLTSDVVFSQHVLPICLPSPNLAALLIEEQSQGMVSGWGATHTKGRLTRFLMKVKLPVVSMETCRQSTEKVITDNMFCAGYAEEGRDACEGDSGGPFAVAYRNTWYLLGIVSWGEGCAEVGKYGAYTRVSNYISWIKEMIESATDSGGFLNSLK